The following coding sequences lie in one Zingiber officinale cultivar Zhangliang chromosome 2B, Zo_v1.1, whole genome shotgun sequence genomic window:
- the LOC122049273 gene encoding transcription factor MYB86-like — MAMQGRHSGCYKQKLRKGLWSPEEDEKLFDHITKHGHGCWSSVAKLAGLQRCGKSCRLRWINYLRPDLKRGTFSEEEQRLIIELHELLGNRWSQIASRLPGRTDNEIKNFWNSCIKKKLRLRAEKPPDDELATPSMIENSNWFTGDRSNGGDTFSTPTANLPRDASFLPFRYSGTMELQSCAPWPALPPNEGAEIHTGGDPEDLKWSEYLDGTIRFMYGIDQGREQQQLNLHVQKNFE; from the exons ATGGCCATGCAGGGGAGGCACTCTGGCTGCTACAAGCAGAAGCTGAGGAAAGGCCTGTGGTCGCCGGAGGAGGACGAGAAGCTCTTCGACCACATCACCAAGCATGGCCATGGATGTTGGAGTTCAGTCGCCAAGTTAGCAG GTTTGCAGCGGTGCGGGAAGAGCTGCAGGTTGAGGTGGATAAACTACCTCAGGCCTGATCTCAAACGCGGCACGTTCTCGGAGGAGGAGCAGAGGCTCATAATCGAGCTCCATGAACTGCTAGGCAACAG GTGGTCTCAGATCGCCTCCAGGCTGCCCGGAAGAACAGACAACGAGATCAAGAACTTCTGGAACTCCTGCATCAAGAAGAAGCTGAGGCTCCGAGCGGAGAAGCCGCCCGACGACGAGCTAGCCACTCCGTCGATGATCGAAAATTCGAACTGGTTCACCGGCGACAGAAGCAACGGCGGCGACACTTTCAGTACTCCGACTGCAAATCTACCTCGAGATGCTTCCTTTCTGCCTTTCCGGTATTCGGGAACAATGGAGCTGCAGAGCTGTGCTCCATGGCCGGCGTTGCCGCCGAATGAAGGAGCTGAAATCCACACCGGAGGCGACCCAGAGGACCTCAAGTGGTCGGAGTACCTCGACGGCACCATCAGATTCATGTACGGGATCGACCAAGGGAGGGAGCAGCAGCAGCTGAATCTCCATGTGCAGAAGAACTTCGAATAA